In Sulfitobacter guttiformis, the genomic stretch ACCCAAAACCAGTAGGAGGAGAGTCGGGAAAACATGTCTGTGGTCGACAAGCGAAATCGCCCAGTAAACCACCAGCGGCACCCGTGTTGAAAGGCCGCGCCACGCCCAGACCGCCCAGACTAGTGGCACGGCACCCACTACCGCGAACAGGTCCAGATAGGCGGGATAGTGCCACGCCTCGGAAGACCCGCCTGCATCAATGTCCTGGATCAGCACCCATGTGATCAAACGGCACAGTTCCAGCGCCAGCCAGATGCCGATGAGAAAGGCGCGTCGCGGTGCGGTAGTCTTCGACACTCATGGTGCGGAAGGTCAGATCGGTGCCAAAGGCGCGGTTCATGTAGGCCGGAAGGTCGGTTTTGGTGATTAGCGTGCCGTGCAGATTGTAGGTCTGGCAGTGGTGTTGCGGTTCGGCCAATATAAGGGCGTAGGCCACCGCCAGTTCCCCACGCGTCGTATACCCACAACGCCCGTCGCCCGCGCAGTTGGCGATCTCGCCCGCCTTGCGATAGCTGTCGATATATCCGATGTCGGGCTCGATATAGATGCCGTTGCGCCCGATGACCCAGCCTATGCCACTGGCGCGAATGTCGGCCTCTGTCTTACGGTTGCTATTGACCACCGGCGACAAGGCGGCGCCGGTCTCAGGCCCCTGCACGCTGGTTTAAATGATCCGTTCCACGCCTACGGCTTTTGCCGCGGCAATCACATTGTGGTGCGCAGCCGGGTCGCCATTGCCCGGCACCAGCAGCAGGCGGTCCACCCCTTCCAGCGAGGCTTCAAGCTGCACTCGGTCGGCGTAGTCGCTGGGGTCGTACCTCGATATTCAGGTCGGTGACATTTTACGGGGTACGTGCCAGCCCGATGACGGTTTCGCCCCGTTCGGTCAACTCACTTGCGATTGTTGCGCCCAGATGGCCGGACACTGCGGTAACTGCGATGATCCTATTTTGTGCCTCTTGTGACAGGCAGGCTGCATGCAGCCTGCCGTGGGGAGTTCTAAGCTATCGGGCTAGATCAGTCGTGATAGGCTTGGCTGACGGCAAAGCTGTCCTCGAACCAATGCCACAGCACTACCTGGCCGTCT encodes the following:
- a CDS encoding Rossmann-fold NAD(P)-binding domain-containing protein, with product MQGPETGAALSPVVNSNRKTEADIRASGIGWVIGRNGIYIEPDIGYIDSYRKAGEIANCAGDGRCGYTTRGELAVAYALILAEPQHHCQTYNLHGTLITKTDLPAYMNRAFGTDLTFRTMSVEDYRTATRLSHRHLAGAGTVPFDHMGADPGH